The Dunckerocampus dactyliophorus isolate RoL2022-P2 chromosome 1, RoL_Ddac_1.1, whole genome shotgun sequence genome has a segment encoding these proteins:
- the rpl10a gene encoding 60S ribosomal protein L10a, translated as MSKVSRDTLYEAVKEVLQGSVTKKRKFVESVELQISLKNYDPQKDKRFSGTVRLKTLPRPKFSVCVLGDQQHCDEAKAASLPHMDVDALKKLNKNKKLVKKLAKKYDAFLASESLIKQIPRILGPGLNKAGKFPSLLTHNENLNTKVDEVKSTIKFQMKKVLCLAVAVGHVKMTEDELVYNIHLAVNFLVSLLKKNWQNVRALYIKSTMGKPQRLY; from the exons ATGAG TAAGGTTTCCAGAGACACGTTGTACGAGGCTGTGAAGGAGGTCCTGCAGGGATCCGTGACCAAGAAGAGGAA GTTTGTGGAGTCAGTGGAGCTGCAGATCAGCTTGAAaaattatgatccccagaaggACAAGCGTTTCTCCGGCACAGTCAG gctgAAGACTCTCCCTAGGCCGAAGTTCTCTGTCTGCGTTCTGGGAGACCAGCAGCATTGTGACGAGGCCAAAGCCGCCTCCCTGCCACACATGGATGTTGATGCCCTAAAAAAGctcaacaaaaacaagaaactgGTGAAGAAGCTCG CCAAGAAGTACGATGCTTTCCTGGCCTCAGAATCCCTGATCAAGCAGATTCCTCGTATTCTGGGACCTGGCCTGAATAAGGCCGGCAAGTTCCCCTCGCTGCTCACCCACAATGAAAACCTGAACACCAAAGTGGATGAGGTGAAATCCACCATCAAATTCCAAATGAAGAAG GTACTCTGTCTGGCTGTAGCTGTCGGACACGTGAAGATGACCGAGGATGAGCTGGTGTACAACATCCACCTGGCCGTCAACTTCCTGGTGTCGCTTCTCAAGAAGAACTGGCAGAACGTGCGGGCCCTTTACATTAAGAGCACCATGGGCAAACCTCAGCGCCTCTATTGA